From Balneola sp. MJW-20:
TTCAGATCAATAACAGATACAGAATTACCATACAGATTGGTTACATATCCTTTTTCAGCGGTTACCGGAATGAAATTTCTGGGGCTGGCCTCATTAGCAATACGGATGGTCGCAATGGAACTAAAATTTTCTGCCTCCACTACTTCGATTGTATGTGAATTATTGACTACCATAAAAAGCCGGTCATCTATCCTGGTCACACTTTGCAACAGGTCTCCGGCCGGCCTGTTATTTGCAGCTGTAAAAATACCCTGCTGCACTTGTCCGGTCTCCGGGTCATAAGAAGTAATACTGCTGTTGGCACTTCCGAAGTTACCTTCATTAAGCACATAAACAGACGCCAGTTCAGGTTCTGCGGTGTTAGTGCTGTTTTCACATGACAGCATGAAAAGCATCAATAATGCTGCGGGTATGAGATTTCTATACATAGGTCAGAGTTTATATTTAAGGTTTATGGTAGCCATACCGTTTCTTAGAGGCATGGGATAAAAACGGACAATATCATAGCGCTCGTCAAAGATATTATTGACCCTGAAGCCAATCCTTATCATTAGATCTCTGAAAGGAATCAAGTATGAGGCTCCAATATCAGATACCCAGTAACCGTCTGCAGCAAAGTTTGGGTCTTCTTGTTCCGTAGTATATCTGAGACTATTCATCCGGTTGTTCATGAATACGGATACCTGCTGAAACTGCATATTAAGACTCCCCTTCCATTGCCATTTAGGGACATAAGGCAGCTGATTCCCTTCAGCTGCATCTGCTGCAAAACGAGCTTTGGAATAATAGGCATAGGTATAACTTAGCAGCTGCTGCCAGCTGATATCCAGTTTACCAATGCTTCCTGATACAGTATTTTCCCATTCTACTCCCTGCGATCTGATCTCTTCCACATTTTGCGCTATGAACTGGCCGTTCGGTTCCGGCAGCCATCTTATACCATCATCCAGATCGATCAGAAAGACAGATAGCTGATTCTGTATACTGAAAACATTACCCGTAGTGTGGATCAGGCCGGCTTCATAGGTCATGGAGTATTCAGCATTTACTGCTTCATTTCCACCGTTTGGCCAGTAAAGATCATTAAAGGTGGGCGCTCTGAAATTTCTATTCACTGAGAAGCGGAGCCCTAGTACTTCATCCATGATCTGATAATTTACACCCAGCCCCGGACTGAGTGCCGTTCCAAAATCAGAATAAGAATCAATTCTGATCGCAGGATATAAACTCAGTCTTTCCCCCGGTTGAATAACTCCTTTGAGTCCGCCACTAAGCCAGGAACGGCTTCTCAGACGATCATAATTATTTGTCTCAGTCTGAGTATATCCAGCGATCCCTGTAGCGGTCACCTTAATCCTATCCGACAATCCGTAAGTATGATTCAACCGCAACCGGGCTTCACGATTTTCACTCAGGCTGTTGACCCCGATTAGTGGGTTCACATAATCAAGAGTCGTAACAGCCCCTTGTACGTTGATCTCTGTGCTGCTTTTCTGTCCACTGAATTGCAGTGTTGAAGCTAATCGCAGAGATTCATCAAACTGAGTGCCCTGACCCGGTCCGGAAAATATATTTTCCGCAATTTCATGGTTACTGCTGCTATACCATACTGCTGTTTTTAATAGCAGACGGTCGCCCCTGTATTTAGTCTGCAGCATAACCTGTTCGTTGTCAAAACTACCTCTGCTTCTATTTTCCCGGGTCCCGCTTCGCACGTCGTAATAGAGGAAATCGTTCTCATTATTTTGCACCGAAGCACTTAGTCCAAAATCCCATCGCCCCAATCGCAGCCCTGCCTTCCCATGCGTTATGAAATTTCCGAATGATCCTGCTATCTGCCCGGCTTCTACAAGACCGGTTTCAGTATCAGTTTGCAAAACCACAGAGCCGCCTATTCCGCTTCCGAAAGAAGAACTACTACTCCCTCCGCTTACTGCTACAGCCGAGATCATCGTACTCTGTATAAGAGACAGATCTGTAACTCCTAGCATCTGATGATTGAGCGGCAATCCTTCCCACACCACTCTGGTCTGTGCTCCGCTCAGTCCTCTTTGAGATATAACCGAAGCTGCACCCGGACCATTATTTCGGATATAGATATTCGAGAACTGCTGCAGTGTATAACCCAGATCCATACCATTGGCCCTGGATACCATTGCAGAATCAATGATATTGATCAAAACCGGCTGCTTTTGCAGATCCGTTTCTATACGGGTAGCACTAACGGTGACCGGATCCAGGTCCAGTGTATCTGCCGTTACTTGTGCATATGCTTTCAGAGACAGCACAGCCATTAAAATCAGAAAGATCGTTCGCATGAACCATAAGTCAGCAGTTCCATTTACCCGATGGAAGCAGCATTGGATTTCATAAAGGCAGGTCTCCTGACTCTCCTATCGCAGCGCCTTCCCATTCCGTAAACCGAAACAGTGGCAAAGGTAAGGCTGCAATGATCCCGTAGAACGGAACCTGGATCACAGTTGCGGGAACAGTTCCCGGTTTTCACGGGATTCCCTTTTAACTTGTTGTTTGTAACAACAGGACCTTTATGTATTGAATAGGCAAAATTAGCCAGATTAATATTAAAAACAAACGAGCAGGACAGGTTTAATAAAATTGAACATTCAAATCCTCAAATCAAACGCAAGGAAGCTTTAAAAATGCTATGTTTGGCTTCGTATTAAACCCGCAAGCACTATGGATCCAAAGAATAGTATTTACCGTGAATCATTTACGATCAGAGCAAGTGAGGTCGACCTTAATGGAAAAGCTACCCTGGCTTCGCTTGCGGGACTAATGCAGGAAATTGCCGGAAATCATGCTTCCACAATGAATTTTGATATTACCGATCTTCATAAACAAGATCTTACCTGGGTCTTGCACAGATTAGATATCCGCATTGACCGGTATCCCGAATGGCGTGAGGAGATCATCATTGAGACCTGGCCCAATGCAGGTGATGCCTTGAGAGCCTACCGTGATTACAGGATCAAAAGTACAGATGGTGAAATACTTGGAGTTGCTCTTTCCTATTGGATGATCATCAATATTAAAAGCAGAAGGCCCAGCCGTATTCCCAGGGAAATACTGGAAATACGTCTAGGTGAGAAAGACCATGTATTGGAAATAAAAAAAGATCGCCCAAAACCTGCCAGCGGTAGCGACCGGCATAGTACTTTCCGGGTTCGGAGAGCGGACCTGGATATGAATCTCCATGTAAACAATGCCCGCTATCTTGAGTGGATCACAGAAACACTGGCCGAAAAAGCAGCCACATCAATAAAGCGGGCCGATATTATGTTTATGAAGGAAAGCGGTTTGGGAGACCAGATCACTTCCCACATGGTCAGAAGGCCGGAGCAGAACTCCAGTCATCGCCTTCTCAATCAGGATGATGAGATCATCGCACTTGCAGAATTAAATTACTGATGGTCAGTCCCACTCCGGGGCAAAGTCCGGATTCACATAGCGTGTGGTCTTATCCAGATCATCGATCGCAAAAAAGTCATCATCTTCAAGGGCAAAATCATATACATCCATATTTTGCTGTAAATGCTCTTTGCTGGATGCTTTTGGGATCGTAACAACCTGTTCCTGCTCTATTAGCCATCGTATTGCTATCTGAGCAGGGGTCTTACCATACTTTTCAGCAAGTTCGTTTAATAAAGGGTGATCAGTCACATTACCCTGTCCCAGCGGACTATAGGCTGTAACCATAATGTCATTATCAGCTGCATACTCCAGCAGATCAAACTGTCCTAGCAAGGCATGATATTCAACCTGATTGCAAAAAATTGGAGCTCCAAATTCATCATTTACTTCTTTCAGAAGCTTCATAGGAAAATTTGCAACCCCGATATTCAACGCTTTACCCTGATCCCTAAGGGACAACATTGCCTCGATGGTCTTTTCAAGGTCATGATCAGGATCAGGCCAGTGGATCAACAGCAAGTCCAGATAAGGCGTATCCAGTTCTTTAAGCGATGCTTCTGTAGACTTTAAGACATCGTCATAATCTAAATTTGTATGCCAGACCTTTGTAGTTAAAAAGATCTCTTCTCTTTTGATATGTGAACTCTTAATAGCATTTCCGACTTCTCGTTCGTTGCGATACATTTGAGCAGTATCAATATGCCTGTATCCCATATTTAGGGCTTGCTTGACGACCTGTTCACATTCTTTCCCGATGAGTTTGAAAGTACCAAGGCCAATTTCCGGTACGTCGATGCCTTGTATATTTTTAAATTTCATAGCTTAAAAAGCTGAGTCTCCTGTTGGTTAATTAAGTTGTTGTTATAACTGAATAACTTCCTTTTCGGCGGATGGGTTCCGTTTATTTCACCAAGGTCATCTTTCTGGTCATGACCTTATTTCCCACTTCCAGCTGATATATGTACATCCCGCTGGGCATATCCGTAGCATCCCACTCCACCATTTGTTCACCGGCTGACAGATTACCCTGAACCAGAGTAGCGACCGGTTGACCGACAATATTGAATACGGACAATCTTACCTGTGAAGCTTCCGGAAGGTAAAAAGTAATGGTTGTTAACGGGTTAAAAGGATTGGGATAATTCTGATAAAGTTCAAGATTCTGAGGAAGGTCCGTTTCTTCTTCATTTGCGGCGGAAAGCGGAGGGGTCAGGATCAGGTCGAATCGGTGATCACTGATATCTTTTCGATCTTTTGCAGACCCAGTTTCCTGATCTTCTGTTTCAGAACTTAAAAGATGATGTTCAAAAACCACTGTTTTATCTCTTGAGAGTACATGATCTGAATTGTCACTCAGATCCAACAAGGTAATTTGCCAGCCGTCAGGGATCTCGTTCCAATCTCTGATCAATATCTGGATCTCACCTTCCGTGTTTGAATTAATGTATACA
This genomic window contains:
- a CDS encoding TonB-dependent receptor plug domain-containing protein, which gives rise to MAVLSLKAYAQVTADTLDLDPVTVSATRIETDLQKQPVLINIIDSAMVSRANGMDLGYTLQQFSNIYIRNNGPGAASVISQRGLSGAQTRVVWEGLPLNHQMLGVTDLSLIQSTMISAVAVSGGSSSSSFGSGIGGSVVLQTDTETGLVEAGQIAGSFGNFITHGKAGLRLGRWDFGLSASVQNNENDFLYYDVRSGTRENRSRGSFDNEQVMLQTKYRGDRLLLKTAVWYSSSNHEIAENIFSGPGQGTQFDESLRLASTLQFSGQKSSTEINVQGAVTTLDYVNPLIGVNSLSENREARLRLNHTYGLSDRIKVTATGIAGYTQTETNNYDRLRSRSWLSGGLKGVIQPGERLSLYPAIRIDSYSDFGTALSPGLGVNYQIMDEVLGLRFSVNRNFRAPTFNDLYWPNGGNEAVNAEYSMTYEAGLIHTTGNVFSIQNQLSVFLIDLDDGIRWLPEPNGQFIAQNVEEIRSQGVEWENTVSGSIGKLDISWQQLLSYTYAYYSKARFAADAAEGNQLPYVPKWQWKGSLNMQFQQVSVFMNNRMNSLRYTTEQEDPNFAADGYWVSDIGASYLIPFRDLMIRIGFRVNNIFDERYDIVRFYPMPLRNGMATINLKYKL
- a CDS encoding acyl-[acyl-carrier-protein] thioesterase yields the protein MDPKNSIYRESFTIRASEVDLNGKATLASLAGLMQEIAGNHASTMNFDITDLHKQDLTWVLHRLDIRIDRYPEWREEIIIETWPNAGDALRAYRDYRIKSTDGEILGVALSYWMIINIKSRRPSRIPREILEIRLGEKDHVLEIKKDRPKPASGSDRHSTFRVRRADLDMNLHVNNARYLEWITETLAEKAATSIKRADIMFMKESGLGDQITSHMVRRPEQNSSHRLLNQDDEIIALAELNY
- a CDS encoding aldo/keto reductase, whose amino-acid sequence is MKFKNIQGIDVPEIGLGTFKLIGKECEQVVKQALNMGYRHIDTAQMYRNEREVGNAIKSSHIKREEIFLTTKVWHTNLDYDDVLKSTEASLKELDTPYLDLLLIHWPDPDHDLEKTIEAMLSLRDQGKALNIGVANFPMKLLKEVNDEFGAPIFCNQVEYHALLGQFDLLEYAADNDIMVTAYSPLGQGNVTDHPLLNELAEKYGKTPAQIAIRWLIEQEQVVTIPKASSKEHLQQNMDVYDFALEDDDFFAIDDLDKTTRYVNPDFAPEWD